CTGGTCAATGATTTCGGCAGATACTTCCGATATTGGTCTGTATCCATGCTTTCAAACACGGATGGTGATCCCATCGAACCAGATTGGTGCAGCTCATTGAATGCATTATAACGATACATATACAGCCACTCATCCATCTTTGCTTCCCAAACAGGAAGCCCGGGCTCGGACTGGTTCGGGTATCCCGCCAGAATCCCAACTTCATCTCCATACTGATCGACGAATGCCAGAACCTGTTCAAGCTGCGGCCGATTCGCTTCTACAAAAACAAATCCGTTTTGCATCGCCCATGTCACTTTAATGTTGGGACCAAAGTGATCCATCAGCAATTGACGAGATTGCTTGATTTGATCTACGGTAGTTGCGCTTCCCTGCAGCATGATGGAGACAGCAAAGTATTGTTTTTTACGTTCCCCGGGTTCTACCGTTAATTCCGCATCGGATGTGAAGAGAATCCCTTGGGATGGAGACTCAACTGTGATTTTTAATGGAATAACCGAGTTCACTGCTGGAATCAAATGCAGGTTGGCAATCTTTCCATCCTCTTCAAATATTCCTCTGGAATCCTTTATCCGAAGTATCAAGTCTGATGGCAGCATTTCAGGAGCTATAATCTCTCCTTTAGCATTACGAAATACGTAGGACATTTTCCAAGCAGCCGGATCTAAAGCTGCCGCCTCTGAAATGGTATACGTGGCCAAGTATACAGACCTGATTACGTTCGGTGGCTCTGCCGGCGGAGTCTTCCCTTTTACGATCAGCTTGGTCTGAGCTGTAAGAACCCGATAAGGTTTTGCAATGGTGACCTTCATTTCTACCGGAATGAAGCTGTCCGCAGCCGGTATATTTTCGGGATGTGCGATTTTCCCTTGTACATCAAAGACACCTAACCCATCACTAAATGTGTACGTAACACTTGTGACACTGGCAGCAGGAATGCTTACTGGTCGTCCTTCATTGTATAGCTGAAAGGATAGCTGATACGAAGGGTACGTTTCCGGCTGATTTACTAGCTCCTGCGCCTTGATTACGACTTCATCGACCAAAAAATCCGAAGAGTGGTCCGGTGGAATCACCGATGGGTCAACCGGAATTATTGGTGGTTTGGGATTAGGCACCGGTGGTGTGATTGGCGGTTCCGGTTTCGGCTCCGGTGGTGTCACCGGAGATACTGGTGAATCAGGCCTTGGGCGATGCCTTTTAGGCTCATCAATTTCCAAATTCACAGGTTGTTGCCTAATTTCCGGTGTCAAATCGACCGCAATCTTCTGCGATTCTTGTTGGCTGGTCGCCTGAGGCAGCGTTGCAGCTCCATTTCCTAATGACTCCAGCAAACGCTTGGCACGTTCTTTCAGAACGTCACCGCCTAACCATATCCGATAAGCAACCAGCGTGGCGTCCTGCCGACTCACAGACTCTTTAGGGTGGAAATAATGATTTGTATCCCCCTCAA
This window of the Paenibacillus polymyxa genome carries:
- a CDS encoding S-layer homology domain-containing protein, yielding MNYEKKLKQIRHYMAGLLAVWLFCIHSAPVFADRAFNDIEHSYAADAIEAMAAQGYVTGYQDGSFRPLHFISRQEWASIFAKTLKRTSNNRGVTSFRDVSPWALPYVQALQEESITKGISDQLFGAKHNMTRQDMAVWYARYFGVTDDTRYAGISSFVDQPNISNYAQTSVWLMERLELIEGDTNHYFHPKESVSRQDATLVAYRIWLGGDVLKERAKRLLESLGNGAATLPQATSQQESQKIAVDLTPEIRQQPVNLEIDEPKRHRPRPDSPVSPVTPPEPKPEPPITPPVPNPKPPIIPVDPSVIPPDHSSDFLVDEVVIKAQELVNQPETYPSYQLSFQLYNEGRPVSIPAASVTSVTYTFSDGLGVFDVQGKIAHPENIPAADSFIPVEMKVTIAKPYRVLTAQTKLIVKGKTPPAEPPNVIRSVYLATYTISEAAALDPAAWKMSYVFRNAKGEIIAPEMLPSDLILRIKDSRGIFEEDGKIANLHLIPAVNSVIPLKITVESPSQGILFTSDAELTVEPGERKKQYFAVSIMLQGSATTVDQIKQSRQLLMDHFGPNIKVTWAMQNGFVFVEANRPQLEQVLAFVDQYGDEVGILAGYPNQSEPGLPVWEAKMDEWLYMYRYNAFNELHQSGSMGSPSVFESMDTDQYRKYLPKSLTSFTVNPEQTQWLKDHYRITSAMGWSATQYNVNGMYGEGSPLMPYWSHKDNPIVPAQGIADNSGTVFMNSVTIDPIGSRYTKDSSRWTLHPGDPYVTETDAAPQLYIVQQYLDNPYQRINTVNYLSIILDINALANTHNMGPIWENFVNHFPLDRKVEIVGVDGLKQIYESVAGANNDHTEFTLMFRGSGIKTAMDSNNSPANLRYLWTENASQRIILSKEDGDAAWSIIDFTDYTSKPVPKLAYSPENSHTDVSYVTGRNFKLCPTAPLTVDEIQRVKTRLKEIYFVEEVNYQ